A window from Culex pipiens pallens isolate TS chromosome 3, TS_CPP_V2, whole genome shotgun sequence encodes these proteins:
- the LOC128093588 gene encoding polyserase-2-like has product MIVYGSDTRPGEWPWHAAILHRTGRFLDYACGGTLISEEFVVTAAHCLCDQDTGHQLTKRKVRVRLGVHNLDKTNADTVREFAVGSLHFSEDYSRETNRGDIGLVELTEPVQFSNFILPACVNGYGPVHAELGTVIGWGATEHEAISPVLRKATLPVVDSVDCLESDRGFFGSVIHRDMFCAGFSNGTVVCNGDSGGGLFVERNGVWLLAGIISFTKGREDGSGACVSQGFAGFTNVAQYSGWIQNMTGVTVPVLDEIVEPEVDQRDLRLSERYCSVYQRLKGSATNPWVTAKIFHRKRQLCLATVISDRYLLSTGSCQINENGTVLKPLSAKITTKRYKLTIPEVVPIIRPEDPNILLIDLKKKYDELKPDITCLWTEPFRIAEASDANQTISGRKLILNDTRHCPRETLGNSLTRRKPDEKHSRLVGPLIRCNPVTYARLMSLDLDWIESVVWPEAFQEATTESTGKKVAEYLEVIAKGVSALANLNEMANGGDGGGGSFSTVISNTVSNNANNNVRIRYN; this is encoded by the exons ATGATCGTGTACGGCAGTGACACCCGGCCCGGCGAGTGGCCCTGGCACGCGGCCATCCTCCACCGGACCGGTCGCTTCCTGGACTACGCCTGTGGAGGAACGCTCATCAGTGAGGAGTTCGTGGTAACTGCGGCGCACTGCCTGTGCGATCAGGACACCGGCCATCAGCTGACCAAGCGAAAGGTCCGTGTCCGGCTGGGGGTGCACAACCTGGACAAGACCAACGCGGACACTGTGCGGGAGTTTGCAGTGGGGTCACTGCACTTTAGTGAGGACTACAGTCGGGAAACGAACCGTGGAGACATTGGATTGGTAGAGCTCACGGAGCCGGTTCAGTTCAGCAACTTCATCCTGCCGGCCTGCGTCAACGGGTATGGTCCGGTGCACGCGGAACTCGGGACGGTGATCGGATGGGGTGCCACGGAGCATGAGGCCATTTCACCGGTTCTGAGGAAGGCGACGCTTCCCGTGGTGGACAGCGTCGACTGTTTGGAGAGTGATCGAGGGTTTTTCGGGTCGGTGATCCACCGGGACATGTTCTGCGCCGGGTTTAGCAACGGGACGGTCGTATGCAACGGAGACAGTGGAGGGGGATTGTTCGTGGAACGAAACGGGGTTTGGCTGTTGGCGGGAATAATTTCTTTTACGAAAGGTCGAGAGGACGGCAGTGGAGCGTGTGTGTCGCAGGGATTCGCCGGATTTACCAACGTGGCGCAGTACTCCGGGTGGATCCAGAACATGACCGGAGTGACGGTTCCCGTGCTGGATGAGATTGTCGAGCCGGAAGTTGACCAAAGGGATTTGAGGCTGAGTGAGCGAT aTTGCTCCGTCTACCAGCGCCTTAAGGGATCTGCCACAAATCCGTGGGTCACGGCAAAAATCTTCCACCGAAAGAGGCAGCTCTGTCTGGCTACTGTCATCAGTGACCGGTACTTGCTCAGCACGGGAAGCTGTCAGATTAATGAGAATGGAACTGTTTTGA AACCACTCTCGGCTAAAATCACAACCAAGCGCTACAAATTAACAATTCCGGAAGTTGTTCCGATTATACGCCCAGAGGATCCCAACATTCTTCTAATTGATTTGAAGAAGAAATACGATGA ATTAAAACCAGACATAACCTGCCTGTGGACCGAGCCATTTCGCATCGCCGAAGCGAGCGACGCCAACCAGACAATTTCCGGCCGGAAGTTGATCCTGAACGATACCCGGCACTGCCCGCGCGAAACTTTGGGCAATAGCCTAACGCGGCGAAAACCGGACGAAAAGCACTCCCGCCTGGTGGGCCCCCTAATCCGGTGTAATCCGGTGACTTATGCGCGGCTCATGTCGCTGGATTTGGACTGGATCGAGAGCGTCGTGTGGCCGGAAGCTTTCCAAGAAGCTACCACGGAGAGTACCGGCAAAAAGGTGGCTGAATATCTGGAGGTCATCGCCAAGGGGGTTAGCGCTTTGGCGAATCTCAACGAAATGGCCAACGGCGGTGATGGCGGTGGCGGCAGTTTCTCAACCGTAATTTCAAACACCGTGAGCAACAACGCGAACAATAATGTACGAATACGCtacaattga
- the LOC128093587 gene encoding polyserase-2-like, translating to MAFDVSDKEILLVLILPNHTPVHHCSRMKSRVAIQLILSILIYPMLKCSASSCGVPRIQHEELIVRGRDTRPGEWPWHAAVMHLKQNHVFRYACGGTLISERFVLTAAHCVVQAESKARALAKDKLRVQLGIHDLTNVDLDTAKLIDVSAVHVGPQFQRAGLRNDIGLIKLVESVQFTDYILPACIGGSGPTPSESGMAIGWGVTETDMPSPALKKAELPVVDTFDCLDSDPLFFGNMIHKGMFCAGRGNGTLVCNGDSGGGLFFRREGSWFLGGVVSFSKVRDNRLCLAEGLAGFANVTRYLSWIRNVTGMQIPDQSSDGSQIVVPRTDLKLPRISERKCIEYQQFRDNTSNDWVLAKILYRGSPFCYANIISERFLLSTGACAFDHTWKEPLTVEIINMEDPVRRYWITRSPKNTFLRPGSSDIFLIDLQDSFHEFKPDVTCLWTDPDTIVEESVSEVVTPINGARGSKLAIRDNGNVVTTGENVTCSNKQLGVRLMAKKVDEDFYRLVGPMIGCKPHRYARLTPSYLDWLESIVWPEEQNV from the exons ATGGCCTTCGACGTTTCTGATAAGGAAATCCTGCTCGTTCTAATTTTGCCAAATCACACTCCAGTACATCACTGCAGCAGAATGAAGTCTCGCGTAGCAATTCAACTCATCCTCTCCATCCTGATCTACCCCATGCTGAAGTGCTCCGCATCCAGTTGCGGCGTTCCCCGGATCCAGCACGAAGAGCTGATCGTCCGAGGTCGAGATACCCGTCCCGGAGAATGGCCCTGGCATGCCGCCGTGATGCACCTGAAGCAGAACCACGTCTTCCGGTACGCCTGCGGAGGCACACTGATCTCGGAACGATTCGTCCTGACCGCGGCCCACTGTGTCGTTCAGGCTGAAAGTAAGGCAAGAGCGCTGGCAAAGGACAAGCTCCGCGTCCAGCTTGGGATTCACGACTTGACTAATGTCGATTTGGACACGGCGAAGCTGATTGATGTTTCGGCAGTGCACGTTGGACCGCAGTTCCAGCGGGCAGGTCTTCGGAACGACATCGGGCTGATTAAATTGGTCGAATCGGTTCAGTTTACGGACTACATACTGCCTGCTTGTATCGGTGGAAGCGGACCAACGCCATCGGAGTCCGGAATGGCCATTGGCTGGGGCGTAACGGAGACCGATATGCCGTCTCCTGCGCTGAAGAAGGCTGAACTACCGGTTGTGGACACATTCGACTGTCTCGACAGTGATCCTTTGTTCTTTGGGAACATGATTCACAAGGGCATGTTCTGCGCTGGACGGGGCAATGGAACGCTGGTCTGCAACGGAGATAGCGGAGGTGGACTGTTCTTTCGACGGGAAGGTAGCTGGTTCCTTGGTGGAGTTGTTTCGTTCTCGAAAGTTCGCGATAATCGGCTCTGTTTGGCGGAAGGACTAGCCGGATTTGCCAACGTAACGCGGTATCTTTCGTGGATCCGTAACGTTACGGGAATGCAAATTCCGGACCAATCGTCTGATGGAAGTCAAATTGTTGTACCGAGAACAGATTTGAAATTGCCTAGGATCAGCGAGAGAA AATGCATCGAGTATCAACAGTTCCGAGATAACACCTCGAATGATTGGGTGCTCGCGAAGATCTTATACCGTGGATCTCCATTTTGCTACGCCAACATAATCAGCGAACGATTTCTACTCAGTACCGGTGCATGCGCTTTCGATCACACCTGGAAGGAACCCCTCACGGTTGAGATCATCAACATGGAGGACCCGGTCCGGCGATACTGGATTACGAGAAGCCCCAAGAACACCTTTCTCCGACCCGGATCCAGTGATATCTTTCTGATCGATCTGCAGGACAGCTTTCACGAGTTCAAACCGGACGTAACCTGCCTGTGGACCGATCCGGATACCATCGTGGAAGAGTCCGTTTCGGAAGTCGTCACGCCAATCAACGGAGCGCGGGGCTCCAAGTTGGCAATCCGAGATAACGGCAATGTGGTGACTACCGGAGAAAATGTGACCTGTTCGAACAAGCAGTTGGGTGTTCGGCTGATGGCCAAGAAGGTAGATGAGGACTTCTACAGGCTGGTTGGGCCAATGATCGGTTGTAAACCACATCGGTATGCGCGGCTGACACCGTCCTACCTTGACTGGTTGGAGAGTATCGTGTGGCCGGAGgagcaaaatgtttga